One Thermococcus alcaliphilus genomic region harbors:
- a CDS encoding HAD-IB family phosphatase yields the protein MYLIAFDLEGTLVKSKSSWVELHKKFGTWDKGKEYAERFFAGEFDYATWAKLDASLWKGRTKDEVMEWANSVEYFEGVEELFQFLRKRNFKIAIISGGLKCLAERVGRELKADFVYANELVFDEKGKITGEVLPWVDFRNKGDILLELKEKLKPKLTIAVGDGHNDIAMFKVADVSIAINPHEGVEGDYLARNLYEVKEIIEKILKEKG from the coding sequence ATGTACCTCATAGCGTTTGATTTAGAAGGAACCTTGGTAAAATCCAAATCAAGCTGGGTTGAGCTTCATAAAAAGTTTGGTACGTGGGACAAAGGGAAAGAATACGCAGAAAGGTTCTTTGCTGGGGAGTTTGACTATGCAACATGGGCAAAGTTGGACGCTTCTCTCTGGAAAGGGAGAACAAAAGATGAAGTTATGGAATGGGCAAATTCAGTTGAGTATTTTGAAGGTGTGGAAGAGCTTTTTCAATTCTTGAGAAAGAGGAACTTTAAAATTGCAATAATCAGCGGCGGCCTTAAATGCCTTGCTGAGAGGGTAGGAAGGGAACTTAAGGCTGATTTTGTGTATGCAAATGAGCTTGTCTTTGACGAAAAAGGCAAGATAACCGGAGAAGTTCTTCCATGGGTGGACTTCAGAAACAAAGGGGATATATTGCTCGAGCTTAAAGAAAAGCTCAAGCCAAAGCTGACCATAGCCGTAGGTGATGGGCACAACGATATAGCCATGTTCAAAGTTGCGGATGTGAGCATAGCTATTAACCCCCATGAGGGGGTTGAAGGAGACTATCTTGCGAGAAACCTATATGAAGTAAAGGAAATCATTGAGAAAATTCTAAAAGAAAAAGGGTAG
- a CDS encoding HVO_0476 family zinc finger protein, with translation MEEYFVCPECGSEEVEVISERGREVKLRCSECGHVWQITLSKLIKIPIIVSKHERSFKRFAELPEDEEIKVGDIVEIEDDEVRITGIELEENKRVEKALIKDVKTLWGESLTYPKIIGVSIYLPKGITQSFKVKVDREEEFAVGEVLEVGGYTFKIDKIKTENKMLRHGKAKADKIVRIMGRPIRARASRSLEIYRGYKGE, from the coding sequence ATGGAAGAGTATTTTGTATGTCCTGAATGTGGAAGCGAGGAAGTTGAGGTTATATCAGAGAGAGGGAGAGAAGTAAAGCTAAGATGCAGTGAGTGCGGTCATGTATGGCAGATCACATTAAGCAAGCTCATTAAAATCCCAATAATAGTTAGCAAACATGAAAGAAGCTTCAAGAGATTTGCGGAGCTTCCCGAGGACGAGGAAATAAAGGTAGGGGATATAGTTGAGATTGAGGATGATGAAGTTAGGATTACTGGAATCGAACTGGAAGAGAACAAACGGGTTGAAAAAGCCCTAATAAAGGACGTTAAGACGCTCTGGGGAGAAAGCCTGACCTACCCAAAAATAATTGGAGTTTCCATATATCTTCCCAAAGGAATTACGCAGTCATTCAAGGTCAAAGTTGATAGGGAAGAAGAATTTGCAGTTGGAGAAGTTCTGGAAGTTGGAGGTTACACCTTCAAGATAGACAAAATAAAAACGGAAAATAAAATGCTAAGGCATGGAAAAGCTAAAGCGGACAAAATTGTTAGAATTATGGGGAGACCTATAAGGGCAAGGGCAAGCAGGAGCCTTGAGATTTATAGGGGGTACAAAGGGGAATAA
- a CDS encoding ASCH domain-containing protein: MKNLKFDGKYKDMLLSGKKNATIRMGKVNLKPGDEVLIHAGGYVLGKAKIKRVERKKVSELTDEDAVKDGFKNKEELLDALREHYKNIKSDTEVTIIEFEFTKLLDKPILSADFPYEGNNPIEIAELALKHLEDLSFEEVALLKLFLQSGSLRKAAYKLGGLNKRYKIREVLRKAYEELKKMGIMEPKL; the protein is encoded by the coding sequence ATGAAGAATCTAAAGTTCGATGGAAAATACAAAGATATGCTCCTTAGCGGGAAGAAAAATGCCACTATAAGGATGGGCAAAGTTAACCTAAAACCAGGAGATGAGGTTCTTATCCATGCAGGAGGTTATGTTCTTGGAAAGGCTAAGATAAAGAGAGTTGAGAGGAAGAAAGTTTCTGAGCTTACTGATGAAGACGCTGTTAAGGACGGGTTTAAGAACAAAGAGGAGCTTTTGGATGCCCTTAGAGAACACTACAAAAACATAAAATCTGACACGGAGGTGACTATAATTGAATTTGAATTCACAAAGCTGCTGGATAAGCCCATATTGTCGGCAGATTTTCCCTATGAGGGCAACAATCCAATCGAGATAGCAGAGCTCGCATTGAAGCACTTGGAAGATTTAAGTTTTGAAGAGGTTGCACTTTTAAAGCTCTTTTTGCAGTCAGGCAGCCTTAGAAAAGCAGCTTATAAGCTTGGAGGGCTCAACAAGAGGTATAAAATCCGAGAAGTCCTAAGGAAAGCTTATGAAGAACTTAAGAAGATGGGCATTATGGAGCCGAAATTATGA
- a CDS encoding helix-turn-helix transcriptional regulator, whose protein sequence is MSTVKNKKSSRRKSALIAMLFFLLLPSKFIVSQEYEYNLDSYSLYFDILEDYKVKETIELVLSPNVPISYYTFYSEYPIENPEAIIEINGKTQIANISVSKIVGDINAVYIEFPEVSPGSRLKIRISFYSEGMLQEVSGKKQFSYYVKFNQPVGYFYARLYVPKGYAILSPIVPSPDKVESTGNALILEWKKTDVRPEEEFYFIVGFSGEVTNQFPLAMFLATIFIAFLGGFFAGTLYKRKEKTLIDLRSDEEKVLELLKEGPLYQSDLVKRLGFSKAKVSLLLRDMEKKGLIERVKEGRTYLVRLKES, encoded by the coding sequence ATGTCCACTGTTAAAAATAAAAAATCCTCAAGAAGGAAGTCAGCTTTAATAGCCATGCTATTTTTCCTGCTCTTGCCTTCAAAATTTATAGTTTCCCAGGAGTACGAATACAACTTGGACAGCTACTCCCTTTATTTTGATATTCTGGAGGATTATAAGGTCAAAGAAACCATCGAACTAGTTTTATCTCCGAACGTTCCCATATCCTATTACACTTTCTACTCTGAGTACCCAATCGAAAACCCAGAGGCAATAATTGAGATCAACGGTAAAACTCAAATAGCCAACATAAGTGTTTCTAAAATTGTGGGTGACATAAATGCCGTTTATATTGAATTTCCTGAGGTCTCGCCGGGAAGCAGGTTAAAGATAAGAATAAGCTTCTATTCAGAGGGGATGCTTCAAGAAGTTAGTGGAAAGAAGCAGTTTTCATACTACGTCAAATTTAACCAGCCGGTTGGGTATTTTTACGCGAGACTCTACGTTCCCAAGGGTTATGCAATTCTATCTCCCATAGTTCCCTCCCCGGATAAAGTTGAAAGCACGGGAAATGCACTGATTTTGGAATGGAAAAAGACAGACGTTAGACCAGAGGAGGAGTTCTATTTTATAGTGGGATTTTCAGGAGAGGTGACAAACCAGTTTCCGTTAGCGATGTTTCTGGCAACAATTTTTATAGCATTTTTAGGCGGCTTTTTTGCTGGAACTCTCTATAAGAGAAAAGAAAAAACCCTAATTGACCTTCGCTCAGATGAAGAGAAGGTTCTTGAACTGCTTAAAGAAGGCCCACTCTACCAAAGCGATCTTGTAAAGCGCCTTGGCTTTTCAAAGGCAAAAGTCAGCTTGCTGTTAAGAGACATGGAGAAAAAAGGCTTAATAGAAAGGGTTAAAGAGGGAAGAACATATCTAGTTAGATTAAAAGAAAGCTGA
- a CDS encoding ASCH domain-containing protein → MKVHKLYVRDEYLEMIKSGEKRIEVRVAYPQLKGIKPKDKILFNNEVPAEVISVKKYETFRQVLREEPIEKIFPDKPSFEQAVKRFHNMYPKWKENRYGVIAIKFRLLRPRRE, encoded by the coding sequence ATGAAAGTGCACAAACTATACGTTAGGGATGAATATCTTGAGATGATAAAAAGCGGAGAAAAGCGGATCGAGGTTAGAGTAGCCTATCCACAGCTAAAGGGGATCAAGCCCAAAGATAAAATACTATTTAACAACGAAGTTCCTGCGGAGGTTATCTCAGTTAAAAAATATGAGACTTTTAGGCAGGTTTTAAGGGAGGAACCCATAGAAAAGATTTTTCCAGATAAGCCCAGCTTTGAACAGGCTGTGAAAAGATTCCACAACATGTATCCAAAATGGAAGGAGAATCGCTATGGAGTAATTGCCATAAAGTTCCGCCTCCTAAGACCAAGGAGGGAATAA
- a CDS encoding A24 family peptidase C-terminal domain-containing protein has protein sequence MELFLIGLGVIMGILTSYTDIKTGFIDDKHVFPIAGIGILYYLYYGIAVKHDVFYAFSGLIGLAIGFLLGYLLYLMGGWASGDVVILMGYSALFPYASSYAKIVPPYAVRYPLHGITLLFNSILAVFPFIFFYSLAVLVIRRKTTRLKEIFIDKWLKPFELALWISAAFVILRIVGRAIPPQFGVLIWAIAIVILAKLQKVGDVVGLMLFAYGAFKTPEIIYSYLKLAATFYTFKVFFSLVKVLREEVLTKKVSANELKEWDILGEWIYEKDGKIYRDRESSFDKVIRALKTLNLNALRVEYDKLIASPTAEGLRKEDIETLKALVNEGKLEDEFVVRNAMPFAPALFLGFLISVFYGDLFWWLVLKSSGL, from the coding sequence ATGGAGCTCTTTTTAATAGGTCTCGGGGTTATAATGGGTATTCTAACCTCTTACACTGATATAAAAACTGGATTTATAGATGATAAGCACGTTTTTCCAATTGCCGGGATTGGGATTCTTTATTATCTTTACTATGGGATTGCCGTAAAGCATGACGTTTTCTACGCATTCTCCGGATTAATAGGACTCGCCATCGGATTTTTGTTGGGTTATCTGCTCTATCTCATGGGAGGCTGGGCAAGTGGGGACGTTGTTATCTTAATGGGCTACTCAGCTCTCTTTCCGTACGCATCAAGCTATGCAAAGATAGTTCCCCCGTATGCGGTAAGATATCCCCTGCACGGCATAACCCTCTTATTTAACAGCATACTTGCTGTGTTCCCCTTCATTTTCTTTTATTCCCTCGCAGTGTTAGTAATAAGGAGAAAAACTACTCGATTAAAGGAGATTTTCATCGATAAATGGCTCAAGCCCTTTGAGCTTGCCCTCTGGATATCCGCGGCTTTTGTGATTCTCAGAATTGTCGGGAGAGCTATTCCTCCTCAATTTGGGGTTTTAATATGGGCAATAGCGATAGTTATCTTAGCAAAACTGCAAAAGGTTGGAGATGTCGTTGGGTTAATGCTTTTTGCTTATGGTGCATTTAAAACGCCGGAAATCATCTACAGCTATTTGAAACTTGCCGCAACATTTTATACCTTTAAGGTGTTCTTTTCCCTTGTAAAGGTTTTAAGGGAGGAAGTATTGACAAAAAAAGTTTCTGCTAATGAGCTTAAGGAATGGGACATCCTCGGCGAGTGGATATATGAAAAGGACGGCAAAATCTATAGAGACAGAGAAAGTTCTTTTGACAAGGTTATTAGGGCTTTGAAAACTCTTAACCTAAATGCGCTGAGAGTTGAATACGACAAACTAATCGCCTCACCAACGGCTGAAGGGCTCAGAAAAGAGGACATAGAGACCCTCAAAGCTCTTGTGAACGAAGGAAAGTTGGAAGATGAATTTGTTGTAAGGAATGCGATGCCCTTTGCACCGGCCTTATTTTTGGGCTTCTTAATATCGGTGTTTTACGGCGACTTATTCTGGTGGCTCGTGCTAAAAAGTTCAGGGCTTTAA
- the pgsA gene encoding archaetidylinositol phosphate synthase gives MLNRYRSNVKGYLEAIVKPLAKIGITPNQLTFVGLLISLLGAYFFAQGSQRIAALVLLFGSLVDALDGTLARLTEKTSRFGAFLDSAFDRISDGAVLFGIAYGGLVKWEIAVIALIGSYLVSYERCRAELAGSGTLAIGIAERAERLLIIIVTALFNRVDIGVYAVAVLAWITAFQRLWEAKKRLS, from the coding sequence ATGTTGAATAGATACCGCTCAAACGTTAAGGGATACTTAGAGGCCATAGTAAAGCCTTTAGCTAAAATAGGAATTACCCCCAACCAGCTTACATTTGTTGGACTGTTGATATCTCTTTTGGGGGCGTATTTCTTTGCCCAAGGCTCTCAGAGGATTGCCGCATTAGTACTGCTCTTTGGATCACTTGTAGATGCCCTTGACGGAACTTTGGCACGGCTTACAGAAAAAACTTCACGGTTTGGAGCATTTTTGGACTCAGCCTTCGATAGAATAAGCGATGGGGCAGTGCTGTTTGGAATCGCATATGGAGGGTTGGTAAAATGGGAGATTGCAGTTATTGCGCTCATAGGTTCATATTTGGTTAGTTACGAGAGATGCAGGGCGGAACTTGCTGGAAGCGGTACTCTCGCGATTGGAATAGCTGAGAGGGCAGAGAGGCTCCTCATAATAATTGTGACAGCCCTTTTCAACAGGGTCGATATTGGTGTTTATGCCGTTGCAGTTTTAGCATGGATAACGGCATTCCAAAGATTGTGGGAAGCAAAGAAAAGATTAAGTTGA
- a CDS encoding protein-L-isoaspartate(D-aspartate) O-methyltransferase, translating into MEEDELYRKWMRLVENLEREGIIKSEKVKRAFLRVPRYKFVPERYRAYAHVDEPLPIPAGQTISAPHMVAIMLELAELEEGMNVLEVGTGSGWNAALIYELVKRDVYTIERIPELAEFARRNLERAGYKDKVHVIVGDGTKGFPPKAPYDRIIVTAGAPKVPEPLIEQLKVGGKILIPVGSYHLWQELLEVIKISEDNRVKIKNHGGVAFVPLIGEYGWRE; encoded by the coding sequence ATGGAAGAAGATGAGCTGTATAGGAAATGGATGAGACTTGTTGAGAACCTTGAAAGAGAAGGAATAATCAAGAGTGAAAAAGTAAAGAGAGCTTTTCTTCGAGTGCCGAGATATAAGTTCGTTCCTGAGAGGTATAGGGCATATGCTCACGTTGATGAACCTCTTCCAATTCCCGCAGGTCAAACAATAAGTGCGCCCCACATGGTCGCTATAATGCTGGAGCTTGCCGAGCTGGAGGAGGGAATGAACGTCCTTGAAGTGGGAACTGGAAGTGGGTGGAATGCTGCTTTGATTTATGAGCTCGTTAAACGAGATGTCTATACAATAGAGAGAATTCCAGAGCTTGCAGAATTTGCCAGAAGAAACCTTGAGAGAGCAGGCTACAAAGATAAGGTGCACGTAATCGTTGGCGATGGAACTAAGGGGTTTCCACCAAAAGCCCCCTATGACAGAATAATCGTTACCGCCGGAGCTCCCAAAGTTCCCGAACCTCTGATAGAACAGCTCAAAGTGGGAGGCAAAATTTTAATTCCTGTAGGAAGTTACCACCTGTGGCAAGAGCTCCTTGAGGTTATAAAAATAAGTGAAGACAACAGGGTAAAGATAAAAAACCATGGTGGCGTGGCATTCGTGCCTCTAATCGGAGAATATGGATGGAGGGAATGA
- a CDS encoding class III signal peptide-containing protein — translation MRRAQSALEYLFILAAVLILVMVTIRVVFTSVQALNSSVTEYIDTVKDKILETL, via the coding sequence ATGCGAAGAGCTCAAAGTGCACTTGAGTATCTTTTCATACTGGCTGCTGTTCTGATACTGGTTATGGTAACCATAAGAGTTGTTTTCACAAGTGTTCAGGCATTAAACTCCTCAGTAACTGAATACATCGATACCGTAAAGGACAAGATTCTTGAGACTCTGTGA
- a CDS encoding phosphoadenosine phosphosulfate reductase family protein, with translation MRKGPVFLGKAHIHWCEECNVPLISEKCDMHGEGFRVDLTPPADVRFAFEKDLEFIKREFKAHYGVDVGEILDGKVVLLNKTPGEDDVYEIIVDGYIFGWLRFDPLELKWKPGLKIEGAIALWKRFGKNMKKWVIVDKGAKEPIKNGANVLPVGVIEAEESIRIGDDVIVVCEDEVIATGIAKKNYEQLIDKKERGTGIKTRHQKKVQYREGKKATMEEVIKANKSALEERVKEARAFMRKTAQNTNKPIAVAFSGGKDSLAVLGLALEEFENFTVFFNNTGIEFPETLEYVREIKQELERRNIKFIVADAGDAFWSSLSVFSPPGRDYRWCCKVTKLGPITLTIKKHYPNGVLMFVGQRKYESLQRYKQPRVWKNPWVPNEIGASPIFHWNALEVWLYIFSRKLKYNPLYENRLDRIGCFMCPSSSLAEIQTLKEEKPQLWEKWESELRKWKERFGMPEEWITYGFWRWRRLTKGQKAIAKELGVKIPEKRAWEPIRYSLEERDGDFILKINTKILLKRIKEVAPILGEVSEDKNSIRVKTIVFTEEEVRAKSREDAIRAYYLIKRAYECVGCGVCVGKCPENALRINPHTKKIEVDSARCIHCGECMEVCPLLKIKNPQEGSQL, from the coding sequence ATGAGAAAAGGGCCAGTATTTTTAGGGAAAGCCCACATTCACTGGTGCGAGGAATGTAACGTTCCGTTGATAAGTGAGAAGTGTGATATGCATGGTGAGGGCTTTAGGGTAGACTTAACTCCACCTGCAGACGTGAGATTTGCTTTTGAAAAGGATTTAGAGTTTATTAAGAGGGAGTTTAAAGCCCATTACGGCGTTGATGTAGGCGAGATACTTGACGGTAAGGTAGTCCTTTTGAACAAAACCCCTGGGGAAGATGATGTATATGAGATAATTGTAGACGGCTACATTTTTGGGTGGCTTCGCTTTGATCCGCTTGAACTTAAGTGGAAGCCGGGGTTGAAGATCGAGGGTGCCATAGCCTTATGGAAGCGCTTTGGAAAGAATATGAAGAAGTGGGTTATAGTTGACAAGGGTGCAAAAGAGCCGATAAAAAACGGTGCAAACGTTTTGCCTGTGGGAGTTATCGAGGCAGAAGAGAGTATTAGAATTGGAGACGACGTTATAGTGGTCTGTGAGGATGAAGTGATTGCCACAGGAATAGCTAAGAAGAATTACGAACAGCTGATTGATAAAAAAGAGCGTGGCACTGGGATAAAAACAAGGCACCAGAAAAAGGTTCAATACCGGGAAGGTAAGAAAGCAACTATGGAAGAGGTAATAAAGGCCAACAAATCGGCACTAGAGGAGAGAGTTAAAGAAGCCAGAGCATTTATGAGAAAAACTGCTCAAAATACAAATAAGCCAATTGCCGTTGCCTTCAGCGGTGGAAAAGATAGCTTAGCCGTTTTGGGTTTAGCCCTTGAGGAATTTGAGAACTTTACGGTGTTTTTCAACAACACTGGAATAGAGTTCCCAGAAACCCTTGAGTATGTAAGAGAAATTAAGCAGGAGCTTGAGAGAAGAAATATAAAATTTATCGTGGCTGATGCTGGCGATGCATTCTGGAGCTCTCTCAGCGTTTTTTCACCTCCGGGAAGAGACTATAGATGGTGCTGCAAAGTTACAAAGCTGGGCCCAATAACCTTAACGATAAAGAAACACTACCCAAATGGTGTCTTAATGTTTGTGGGCCAGAGAAAGTACGAGAGCCTGCAGAGATACAAGCAGCCCAGAGTGTGGAAAAATCCATGGGTGCCTAACGAAATTGGAGCATCTCCAATATTCCATTGGAATGCCCTTGAGGTGTGGCTCTACATATTCTCCCGTAAGCTGAAATACAACCCCCTCTATGAGAACCGTTTGGATAGAATTGGCTGCTTTATGTGTCCAAGCTCTTCCCTAGCCGAAATTCAAACGCTAAAGGAAGAAAAGCCGCAGCTGTGGGAAAAATGGGAGAGTGAGCTTAGGAAGTGGAAAGAACGCTTTGGAATGCCAGAGGAATGGATAACTTACGGCTTCTGGAGGTGGAGGCGGTTAACTAAAGGGCAAAAGGCCATTGCAAAGGAACTTGGAGTAAAGATTCCGGAAAAACGGGCATGGGAACCTATAAGATATTCACTTGAAGAGAGAGATGGGGACTTTATTCTCAAAATAAACACGAAGATACTCCTGAAAAGAATCAAAGAAGTAGCCCCGATATTGGGTGAAGTAAGCGAAGATAAAAACTCCATAAGGGTAAAGACTATAGTGTTTACTGAGGAAGAGGTTAGGGCAAAGAGCAGAGAAGATGCTATAAGGGCATACTACCTAATAAAGAGGGCATATGAATGTGTTGGATGTGGGGTTTGTGTCGGAAAGTGTCCAGAAAATGCTTTAAGAATAAACCCCCATACAAAAAAGATAGAGGTTGATTCAGCAAGATGTATTCATTGTGGGGAGTGTATGGAAGTATGTCCACTGTTAAAAATAAAAAATCCTCAAGAAGGAAGTCAGCTTTAA
- a CDS encoding transglutaminase domain-containing protein, with protein MRYLKFIPIVLILLIFSSGCLVKEPAKVEINTDKSAVKEGDIFHIIVKVNNTGKVAITGVNLYLNNPDFRVLQAPSLQAPLKVGETTELIWIVQAPSNPGRYILKASVEIVDELQRTWGGFYKELIINVVEKESEIPLFGVLSASVASPEKVEGGSEFRVEITLKNTGNAPITLRGISLNLLDGMEIVREPEVPANILPGEEHGLIYVIKAPYMPEEGYITISVIYSENGEEKRELKNRFIKTLWRPWNYDDDTLRLAYSEEYYWIELPYLVDGFWKEKFNSTSKINRELLKNESLSLVKNATSEIEAAKAVYDMIKSRYTFGDITTTTNPSNILPQNKISYEEGTLLFTGILRSLNIPARVVTLYNGEDCTENAISEFYSAGIWYVVDFKREFFGSREEYIATPYFPKIYQMVTNGIYNLVAQAPEEEKKHEHVDVSPEYLANIEDSLKKVVSERLNPTVKPKLSVVLINMNQNERIFTLFLFASAPERELNLVFQKADPKNLAKNVDALYKFYKDKPWPENFREYWDILMEVYK; from the coding sequence ATGAGGTATTTAAAATTTATTCCAATCGTGCTCATTCTTCTGATTTTCTCTTCTGGATGCTTAGTTAAGGAACCGGCAAAAGTTGAGATTAATACAGACAAAAGCGCCGTTAAGGAGGGGGATATTTTTCATATAATAGTTAAGGTCAACAACACTGGAAAAGTCGCGATAACTGGGGTTAACCTGTATCTTAACAACCCGGACTTTAGGGTACTTCAAGCTCCTTCTTTGCAGGCACCTCTCAAAGTAGGTGAGACCACAGAGCTTATATGGATAGTCCAGGCTCCTTCAAATCCCGGTAGATATATACTCAAAGCATCCGTAGAGATAGTGGATGAACTTCAGAGAACATGGGGTGGATTCTATAAAGAATTGATAATAAACGTCGTGGAAAAAGAAAGCGAGATACCTTTATTTGGGGTGTTGAGTGCAAGCGTTGCTTCTCCAGAGAAAGTTGAAGGGGGTAGTGAATTTAGAGTTGAGATAACACTAAAAAATACGGGCAACGCTCCCATAACACTTAGGGGAATCTCACTGAATCTATTAGATGGCATGGAAATTGTCAGAGAGCCAGAGGTTCCAGCAAATATTCTTCCTGGGGAAGAACATGGGCTGATTTATGTAATCAAAGCCCCCTACATGCCAGAAGAGGGATATATAACTATCTCCGTAATCTACTCTGAAAATGGAGAGGAGAAAAGGGAGCTTAAAAACAGATTCATCAAAACTCTTTGGAGACCGTGGAACTATGATGACGACACTTTAAGACTCGCATATAGTGAGGAGTACTACTGGATAGAGCTACCTTACCTCGTTGATGGATTTTGGAAAGAAAAATTCAATTCTACATCTAAGATAAACCGAGAACTATTAAAGAATGAATCACTTTCACTTGTGAAAAACGCTACCTCAGAGATTGAAGCTGCGAAGGCAGTTTATGATATGATTAAAAGCAGATACACCTTTGGGGACATCACAACGACCACAAACCCCTCTAATATACTTCCCCAGAATAAGATAAGCTACGAAGAGGGCACACTTCTTTTTACAGGGATTTTAAGATCTTTGAATATTCCGGCTAGGGTTGTAACACTCTATAACGGGGAAGACTGCACGGAGAATGCAATTTCAGAGTTTTATTCAGCGGGGATATGGTATGTTGTAGACTTCAAGAGAGAATTCTTTGGCTCGAGAGAAGAATACATAGCAACCCCATATTTCCCCAAAATCTATCAGATGGTAACAAATGGGATATACAATCTTGTAGCTCAAGCACCGGAAGAAGAAAAAAAGCACGAGCACGTGGATGTAAGCCCCGAGTACTTGGCCAATATAGAGGACTCCTTAAAGAAGGTCGTCTCTGAAAGACTTAACCCTACAGTAAAGCCAAAATTATCAGTGGTGCTGATCAACATGAATCAAAACGAGCGTATATTCACCCTTTTCTTATTTGCTTCTGCCCCTGAAAGAGAACTAAACCTTGTCTTTCAGAAGGCTGATCCGAAGAATCTTGCAAAAAACGTTGATGCACTATACAAATTTTATAAAGACAAGCCATGGCCAGAAAACTTTAGAGAGTACTGGGATATCCTGATGGAGGTGTACAAATGA
- a CDS encoding tRNA (cytidine(56)-2'-O)-methyltransferase — protein MIVVLRLGHRPERDKRITTHVALTARAFGADKIIIAAEKDEHVYESVTDVVKRWGGPFEIEFNPHWRQILREWKGKIVHLTMYGIHIDEAIPKIREVAKKEDILIVVGAEKVPREVYEIAHYNVAVGNQPHSEVAALAVFLDRLLEGKGLKKEFKNAKVKIIPQEKGKKVISLEEQGDVE, from the coding sequence ATGATAGTAGTGCTTAGATTAGGACACAGGCCGGAAAGGGACAAAAGAATAACAACCCATGTAGCCCTAACTGCGAGGGCTTTTGGAGCGGATAAAATCATAATAGCAGCCGAAAAGGATGAGCATGTGTATGAGAGCGTTACAGACGTTGTAAAACGCTGGGGAGGGCCGTTTGAGATTGAATTCAACCCACACTGGAGGCAGATTTTGAGAGAGTGGAAAGGAAAGATAGTTCATTTAACTATGTATGGAATACACATTGATGAAGCTATCCCAAAGATAAGGGAAGTGGCAAAGAAGGAGGACATCTTGATTGTTGTTGGTGCTGAGAAAGTCCCGAGGGAAGTTTATGAGATTGCCCACTACAACGTGGCTGTTGGGAATCAGCCCCACAGCGAAGTTGCAGCATTGGCGGTGTTTCTCGATAGACTTCTTGAGGGAAAAGGACTTAAAAAAGAATTCAAAAATGCAAAGGTTAAGATAATCCCGCAAGAAAAAGGGAAGAAGGTAATATCTCTGGAGGAGCAGGGAGATGTTGAATAG
- a CDS encoding TIGR02253 family HAD-type hydrolase has protein sequence MIKAVFFDFVGTLLSKEHEDITHQNIIKEVLRGVKAENVDPVEIWKEYEALTSERFKKFAGKPYKPIRLLEEEIMQELAKKYNFEVPPKFWEIHLKMHQKYGKLYDEALETLKTLRANGYHVGLITDSDNDYLKAQLEALGILELFDSITTSEEAGFYKPHPRIFELALEKANVKGEEAIYVGDNPLKDCVGARQVDMVSVLLDKKGNKKELWKECEFVISDLREIVVIIEELNGQ, from the coding sequence ATGATAAAGGCGGTGTTTTTTGATTTCGTTGGTACGCTGCTCAGCAAGGAACATGAAGACATTACCCACCAGAACATAATAAAAGAAGTTTTGAGAGGGGTTAAAGCGGAGAACGTTGATCCAGTGGAGATATGGAAAGAATACGAAGCTCTTACAAGTGAAAGATTTAAGAAATTTGCAGGGAAGCCCTACAAACCAATTAGGTTGCTTGAGGAAGAAATTATGCAGGAGCTTGCTAAGAAATACAATTTTGAAGTCCCTCCCAAGTTCTGGGAAATTCACCTTAAAATGCATCAAAAGTATGGGAAACTCTACGATGAAGCCCTCGAAACTCTAAAAACCTTAAGAGCCAATGGATATCATGTAGGACTCATCACGGATTCTGACAATGACTATCTCAAAGCCCAACTAGAAGCCTTGGGTATTCTAGAACTCTTTGACAGCATAACAACAAGTGAGGAGGCAGGTTTTTACAAACCCCACCCACGGATATTTGAGTTAGCTCTGGAAAAGGCAAATGTTAAAGGAGAAGAGGCAATATACGTTGGTGATAATCCTCTTAAAGATTGTGTAGGCGCTAGGCAGGTTGACATGGTCAGTGTTCTGCTGGATAAGAAGGGAAACAAAAAAGAGCTGTGGAAAGAGTGTGAATTTGTTATAAGCGACCTTAGAGAGATAGTGGTAATAATTGAAGAGCTAAACGGTCAGTAA